A window from Mycolicibacterium tokaiense encodes these proteins:
- the tatB gene encoding Sec-independent protein translocase protein TatB, with protein MFANLGWGEMLLLVIIGLVVLGPERLPGAIRWTAGAVRQAREYVSGATSQLKDDFGTDFDDLREPLSELQKLRGMTPRAALTKHLLDGDDSLFTGKFDKKSEPGPSTPAPPAAGTPTPSPTTPPATTATPFDTDAT; from the coding sequence GTGTTTGCCAATCTCGGCTGGGGCGAGATGCTGCTCCTGGTCATCATCGGTCTGGTGGTGCTCGGACCCGAGCGGCTGCCCGGTGCCATCCGGTGGACGGCAGGGGCGGTGCGTCAGGCGCGCGAATACGTCTCGGGTGCCACCTCGCAACTGAAGGACGACTTCGGTACGGACTTCGACGATCTGCGCGAGCCGCTCTCGGAGTTGCAGAAGCTGCGGGGCATGACGCCGCGGGCCGCGCTCACCAAACACCTTCTGGACGGCGATGATTCGTTGTTCACCGGCAAGTTCGACAAGAAATCTGAACCGGGCCCCAGCACACCGGCACCGCCTGCTGCGGGAACGCCCACCCCGTCTCCGACCACGCCGCCCGCCACGACTGCCACGCCGTTCGACACCGACGCCACCTGA